The Xyrauchen texanus isolate HMW12.3.18 chromosome 25, RBS_HiC_50CHRs, whole genome shotgun sequence genome includes the window TCTTTATGTAGAGGCCTTATAAACTATCTCTAGAGAACAGATGTCTCAAATTAGCCCAGCAATACACAACAAAAGTAAAGACCAACAAAGAAAATCCAGCATATGATGCAATCTTTTCACCCCAGTATTCATATTTGTATGAGAGAAATCCAAGGCTTATCCGACCTCCTAGTCTACAGATTAAATCCCAtctagaaaagaaaaaagttgacTTAAGCATACTGGAACAGACATACATCTGCAATATTCCACCCTGGAATCTCAAAGAGATGTTTCCatcacacacacctatatatacACAGATGGATCAAATCTGGAGATCATGTGTCAACTGCATATGTGATCAATCACCAAAAAAGTGGAATAAGGATCCCCAATCAGAGTTCAATTTTTACAGCAGACCTATCCTATTATTCTAGCTCTGGATCACATTAATACCACAAAACAGATACATTTCTTATTATTAATAGATTCAAAATCATGTCTTCAACTGCTTGCATCACTCAAAAATGACCACCCAGCCCTTGTAAAGATTTTAACCAGATTGTCAGCTCTGGAGGCAcagcatttttatatttagtttaaCTGGGTGCCTGGCCATTGTGAAATCCAAGGAAATGAACAAGCAGACTCTGCTGCTAAAGAAGCACTTTCTACAAATCTTTAAAAATGCTCCATACCACCCTCCGATCTGAAACCTACCATAATCtcaaccatcatcatcatcaaatggCAAACAGAATGGTATCTTTAATTTTAGTAATCGCTTGGATCTGATCATGCACACCCTTTTCCGAATAGGACATTCCAGATCATACATTGTCAGAATCCACTATCTTTTAAGCATATTTTATTGGATTGtgctggttttatttattttaggaaataattttacatattatgaAGAGATAATGAAGAGATTTTTTGCTTAGTCAACCCTGAATCGGTTTTAGGGttcttattgaaaataaatttaaaaatctTATATAGGTTTTTAACTAATTAACTATCTAACTGTTCACACCAGAAATCCTAATAATATGGCTGAGCTAAagtagttctgtaaggaagaatggcccaaaattccttctgaacattgtgcaggtctaatccgcagctactggaaatgcttggttgaggttattgctgtcaAAGGAGGAtggaccagttattaaatccagtggttcactttttccacagcattgtaaatgtttaaagggatcaataaagacatgaaagattataactgaaaatatatataaagcttCATTTGTTAAATACTTACACATAGAACATTGTAATGGATGCAAAGTCCTGCGTTATACACCAGATcttatttttttctggttattattgggatttggaTTCACAATACACTTTTTGGAATTTGATTAATTTTgagcctcaatgtctgtgccctCATGGTAAGGAACGACTAAGACATTTTGTATCATTCTATAAATTGCTTTTAAAAACCTATTGGCTGATTAATTGTTATCTGCCATTTGCCCCCACCTTAGTTATCGATATCGGCAAAATTCACTATCGGTCGTCCTTTACTACTTATTCCTAATAATTCTAGGTTAATGTCTCTTACGTGTGGGGGGAAATTTGCTTGAATTTTGTAATGCAGGCTCCAGTAAATGTCGGTCTATGCCAAGCAATTTGAAGGGATCGCCTAGTCTTATTTTTGAAAACTTTTGTATCCCTCATATGTCGTCTCTCTCAGGATGATTGTGCTCCAACAAATGACTAGGAGTGGCTGCTGAAAAATTAAGTTTTACTTTTTTCCACAGGATAAAGCTCAGAAACAATGGACATGCACCAAACCAGTTCCTTTTAAATTGTCCCAGTCATGCGTACACAGTCAGAGAAACACAGTTGCCACTGGCAAATCGCACCTGACACCTTCTGCCCAGTTAACACCAGAGGCAAATCTGAGAAACTTAAATCCAAGTGCAAGAACTGAAACTACGAGCCGTAAAGCTACCACACCAGGTGTTCTAAGGACTCAGGCAAACAAGTCACAGCAACAAGGGGCACAATCTGTTGTGCCTCAGCCTGGTGGTGATGTAAAAAGTGTGGCATCAACCAAAGCAACAGCATCAGGCTCTACTGATGGTTTCCCACCTACAGTCTGCAGTCAAATTGATTTAAGTTCACGTTTAGGTAGCATCACTCTTGTACAATCTAAGCTTCCCAAAGACTCCGGTTTGAGTCATTCATATAAAACTGTGCTCAGTAAAGTAGATGTTGGTTTTGATTGTCATTCACCAAAAAACAAGCACGGTGTCCAAACTATGCAAACTAAACAATCAGCTACTGATGCACAAAGCCATGCAAGCACTACAGGTGAGTTGTATGTTGATCTTGTATATAATCAaagcttttctttctttttttgttgtggtTGATATACTTGGGTGGTAACAGTGTTTATGGTATTTGAATACGATTTTTGTGAAGTTTTAGTATGTGTAAAagtttgatttaaccactggttacTGATAAACAATTTGTTTGCATGTGAGTGCAGGGTCAGTTCCAACTCTTTCTTCAGCTATGCACGGTGTCCTCCCATGTGACGGATCGAGTTCTGGTGAAGCTCAATGCGTGATGCCGCATTTGTCCACCTGCCCCCCTGGACCAGGAACCTCCAATAATATGGTTAGAAAAGCTCTTTGATGAAGCCAAAATGTGTGCTAGCCCCTTGATGATCATGCGTAGGGCTTTTCCAGTCTAGTGATGTAACCTAAAAGTATGCTGCTCTTTGCTGCATTCACCACATTAAAATAGCATTATGTAATTTATATGCAAGACTTGTATTATCTGGATAGTTGGTGCTCATGTATTTTGATCTTTTAGCCTCAAAGAGTTTCTGTGAAGAAGAGTCATCGTGGCATTGACCGCAACGCCGGTAAGTTCATCTTTATGATGATCTTCAAAGATTTAAATTTTCTCACAGGTTGCAGTAGATGAGTTATGAGTGAATTATTTGAGAAGCTGTGAATAGTATctcttccttttttttatttttattttaagagaaTGCCGGGTCCTTTTCACCTAACCTATCGTCACTACGTAGTATTCTGCAAAACGAAGGAATTAAAGTAGGAGATAATTTTGGGGCAACACCCCGAGTATCAACCTGTCCCACTGGCAGAGGAACCTCACTATATTCTGTGAGTGCACTCCACTGAAATGTCCATTCACACATTGTTCTAATACTGTATTTTACTTCCGAATGCTACATTTAACAGAATAGATAATGAAATATGGTTCTTAAAAGTGACATTGTGTGCCCTAGGCTCAAAGAGTACCTGCCAAAAAGACTCAAAAACAAACTGCAGTAGAGGCCACCAGCCCTACAAGTAagttttttgcttctttttacatttacatttattcatttggcagacgcttttatccaaagcgacttacaaaagaggaagaacatcagcgaatcatcttaggcaaaaagtgccatattacaaagtttcactatcatcataatagtatacaaaacagatttaagtgcaacaagaaatgtaaatatatatattttttttttagtgaccggttaagtgcttttggaaaagatgtgtttttagccgttttttgaagatagagagtgagttagcttcccggattgagttttTAATTCTAATCATATTGATATCAACAGCACTATCCATATAAAGGAGTTATAGattaaagatcccatgaaatcaCTTCACGTAATTCCTCTTGAAACTGGAAGTTTGGGTgggacaaataaaaaatatttttttttagccaaTAGTCTTTAGTTATGTTAGTTAGCTTGTTAGTCAGTTACAAGTGATATTAGGGGAGGGAAtctgtgtggtgctaaaatcTGCAGGTGATATAGGCTAATGTGTCCTGCAATGCATTACATTTCCAGTGTAACAAATGAAGAAGCATCTACTGCAATTTTTAAAGTGACATATTGTTTAATTGGACTGCCAATAGGGAGTTTTTAGaccaagtaaaataaaattaaaaatatttttaattaaataaagatgGCATTTGCTGATTTAAACCTGCATTATAGTGAAGTAACTACAATTTACATGGGtcagaaattaaaggaatagttcaccccataatgaaaattctttcataattgtctcacccttatgccatcccagatgtgtatgaattaatTTTTTGCTGCTGaacatgaacaaatatttttagaagaatatctctgctctgtaggtccattcaatgcaagtgaaaggtggccagaactttgaaggtccaaaaagcacataaaggcagcataaaagtcatccataagactccagtggttaaatccatattttcagaagcaatatgataggtgtgagagagaaacagatcaatatttatgccttttttttttgttttactataaatctccactttcacattattcttttgtttttgtgattcacattctttgtgcatattgccacctactgggcaaggaggagaatttacaatgaaaaaggacttgaatattgatattgaatcatatcacttctgaaaacaaggatttaaccactggagtctcatggattacccTTATGGCGCCTTTTATGGAGCATTTTGGTGCTTAacatttttggtacccattcactttcattgtatggacctatagagctgaaatattcttctaaaaatctttctttgtgttcaggagaagaaagaaagtcatgcacatctgggatggcacgattgtgtgtaaatgatgagagaatattcatttttgggtgaactattccttttaagggGGGATTGggcaaaaatgtaatgtaataatagGAGGCAATATGTAGTAAGTAGTATGCTAGTATTTCATTCCAAACATAGCTTTTTTATAATATCTCTATTTTAATCCATTAAGATGGATGTGAAATGTGTCgtgatgcaaaatataatttcttcctTTAGAAAGTGCCATGTCCTTCTCCCCTGACCCTGCAGCCCTGTGCAGTATTCTACAGAATGAAGGTGTGAGGTTGGGGGGGGCTGGCGGAGCAACACCCAGAATTTCAACCTGTCCCACTGGCAGAGGAACCTCCATTTATTCTGTGAGTTTGGTCAAGTGCCATTCATTGTGAACACACAGTTGAATGTAACTGAGTGCTATTGAGTAAGGAAGTTGTTTTGAATCATGTAACTTTATATACATCAGGCCCAGAGAGTACTCGTGAAGAAGACAAAAACAGAAGTCACAGCAACAGTAGCAGCAGCATCtcattgtgggtttttttttttttttttcctttgatgCCATCCCTTTTCTTGTTTGTATCAACTCATTGTTTCTCTGTTATGGTGCAGGTGCAAATAGAACTCCAGTGATGAAATGGACGCCTCAACGGGTTGCAAACACCAAACCACAATCAATGGTCAGTGTTCTTTTTTTGGCTAACTTTACGCTGACTCTAAGCAACTGTTGTATGCAAttcaacctttaaaaaaaaaaattattaaagagtcattaaatgttctttaatatatagttgtattatcttccctgaggtcctcTGATAATTTTCGTAATGtttgttttgcattaaaacagtcgtaatttagtaatatatgataattttccaccctgtctctggacCTCTGTCTAAAATTCTCAGTTTTGACCTAAGTACCTCCTTAAAATTTCAAcataaacacccactgttctgattggctaacattgtgcagcctcACAAATTCAGCCTCACAAATTCAATATTTGAAACTCAGCCTGAATAGAaagaacaagctccacaacattataaaacaaaatttcaggggatacacataatgcacatccaacacattgcatccgaatatattaaactgttcatctcaagcacaactgttaacacttgcaccctgtctacaccggactcGAAAGTCGACAGTAAATGGATGTCACGTTCCATTTTGTGCTACACGtgctgctgctactactgccaacaacacaaataaacggttTAGGTTGCGGCGTTGCGTCAATGGAAGCACCTGgtgtgtcctaactacacgcgacgcgataaaattccagcaacagcaagtgtgtctgtccacactagacgcgacgcgactgtgagacgccacacgtcaatcaaaaatcacagccattcagaacagcgtgtgggcggagtctctctgtgaaagcgcaCTGCTGGCCCGCACTCCCATTGGAAATGGTGTGCACAGCTCGGACTACTGTCATTGTGACTccccaccctgcctgtatttcagtagattgtctggaatgacacccctggatacagggacacaaatcgtcatgcctattcactctacattacatagaaaataaagcggaatttgttttacacaggttgatgcgtcattagtagcctactatagctaaatgctacattcattcattcattcgctgtagatgaaagtctaaacttaacttaccatgtgtattcaatgcttcagctatacttctccagacggaatcctttttcctgatgtctttgtggaatttgtgggatttatcgtagagaattgaatgcctttgaacttcgacaatcagttcctcgtcgtccatgtttgatgattaaatattcatgacacgcagaagttccatccaatgagatctctgtgtgggcggatctgtcagccgTGACGTCGCAGAATTCTGcgtttctaaattagaaactACGCATGTCGCtgtcgcgtctggttaggacaaaaacgctgattaacatggaaaagataccttttatcgcgtgtcgcggcgccgcgtcgcgtgtagttaggacacggtgttagaAGGGTGTCAGCACTACAAacaatcaaacagtcatgacatttgaaattcaTGAATAGAACTGTTTACTTATGTTTTGTAAGGGTCTAAGTGTCTTTAACTGGCCCATCCttaaataacagttcctttgcaaagcttgaatcgttttATGActagttcacaagcaatccatatTGATTTGAGCCGAAAAACATACAATCCACAATTAAATATGCTGAAGTCACATCCACATGATGCGCACATACAGTCCACAGCACGGTGTGAACTAGACGcacacacatccagtttccagtatcatcctgcactgaaatgcacattgCAGGAAATGCATCTAAACGGTCAAAGAAGTCTATCCAGTGCTTGTTTTCATacatcaacaattaaaaatagcacagatgggcaaAAGAACATGTCCATGatgcgtttgtgctcaaaacagcaagaggcagagACAGAGAATagcttctcctcttcagagttgtaacttgacacagcgtcttTTAAAAGCACCCCCAGATATATATAAGtgatcaaagacatctgtctgtgCACAAAAATACTTGAAAATAATCCAGATGGGTCCTCTTTGgagttcaggaatagttaggccacTGTAGGCCTTTTTTGTCCTCTTTCAGTTTATGAACTGAaacaccagtgggcggggccaagggtgcattgATGTAAAAGTAGGTGTTTTGAGCTGTAGAGGCAATCACAAATAAATGTACCACTAGTGATGTAGGGTAGTCATGAAAGTAGAGAACGAGACATTTTTctgcttggtttcaataaatgctgttattgcattggggattatgttttgagttttgaaatttacagtaatgttttatagTAGAATTACCTATTATATGTCAAGATATCAAGGAAATTTAGATTCTTCATGGCATGACACCTTTAACACACTAATACCAGTAATTGTTTATGTAATATAGGTAATCGTGACAttagaaaattattatatattttaagaaGGGCTAACATTGGGATAAATTATGATACTTATGAGGATGAACTCCCCCTTCAATCTTGACCTCTCGGGCACAATCTTAGATCCCAGCAAGTAGAGGCTCAAATAAATATGGCCTGATTCCTGTGACAATATTTTGGTCAACAGGTCAGGCTGCATTTTTGTTAAAAACACCCAGTTCTCATGATTATCTCCATCAcccctacatttatttttttgttgaataTTCTGCTTTTCTGGaatatgtcacattatggaatTAAAGTGGGTTGTGATCTTAATGTGTACatgcatttttattatgtttaaatttaagttgaataaatacacaaaaaaaattgtatttacagAGGAAGCTCTTTACTGGACAAAAGACGTCCAGATTTAGGGACTCTCCAGGTGTGAGCGAACCCCACGACCCCAGCACTATAGTCTTGACATGCCAAGAGGTAAACCCATCCCAGGGCATAAAACCCTTTTAACTATTTGCTTgatctaaacattttttttacatggaaTCTAGAGTctacactgatttttttttagcagggAGATGATGTTGTTCAACGATTATTTAAAGAGCCAGAGCAGATGGACGATGAACAGATGAAGAAAGATGGTATTTCACTTGAACTACTGAACAGTCGCCAAACtgtaagattttatttaactGTGATTTATTGTATGCTGTTGTATTCACTTGCCATTTGCTTAATGCCCTAAAAATAATCTCACATGTTGATGACATGGACATCTTTAATGCAGGCTGAACCTCACATTCACATTGAAAATGATGACAAGAAAACAGCCCAGCCTTTCATACAAGCAAAACACAGAGGgtcagtcattgttttctcaTCAAGCCAAAGACTCTTGGGATCAGGCTTGCATCAGGAGAACCCTTTGGCTGGGGCCCCTCTGCAGCTCTGTAGAGACAGTGATGCATCCCATGGTACGCTGCCACTGCTGTCAGACCAAAGCAATGGATCACAGATCACTCCAATCTTAGATTATACTAAACAAATCAACACCGGCACAAAAAGCCAATCAAAAGGTAACCACTTTAAATTGTGCTTTTCTTTTTACTTTCATGATGATACAAAATGCTACATATATGTATTTTAAGATGTATttcaattacatatatatatatatatatatatatatatgtatatgtgttgattatgaaaaaaaaaaatttgatttttactcgtccctccttttctttaaaaaaactgtgaaaaataaaaagttacagaGAGACAcctacaatagaagtgaatggggcctatttttggagggtttaaaagcagaaatgtgaaccttgtaaaattataaaagc containing:
- the LOC127618396 gene encoding uncharacterized protein LOC127618396 isoform X2, with amino-acid sequence MASSNPLRPQNRTQLDHTGILKNHDLNKDKLSAVPSSKRGSENLDPNASTEAGKAVNKMRCVSRLPVLAKSLQPGLTDLTQSPKWEQRPLMDKAQKQWTCTKPVPFKLSQSCVHSQRNTVATGKSHLTPSAQLTPEANLRNLNPSARTETTSRKATTPGVLRTQANKSQQQGAQSVVPQPGGDVKSVASTKATASGSTDGFPPTVCSQIDLSSRLGSITLVQSKLPKDSGLSHSYKTVLSKVDVGFDCHSPKNKHGVQTMQTKQSATDAQSHASTTGSVPTLSSAMHGVLPCDGSSSGEAQCVMPHLSTCPPGPGTSNNMPQRVSVKKSHRGIDRNAENAGSFSPNLSSLRSILQNEGIKVGDNFGATPRVSTCPTGRGTSLYSAQRVPAKKTQKQTAVEATSPTKSAMSFSPDPAALCSILQNEGVRLGGAGGATPRISTCPTGRGTSIYSAQRVLVKKTKTEVTATVAAASHCANRTPVMKWTPQRVANTKPQSMRKLFTGQKTSRFRDSPGVSEPHDPSTIVLTCQEGDDVVQRLFKEPEQMDDEQMKKDGISLELLNSRQTAEPHIHIENDDKKTAQPFIQAKHRGSVIVFSSSQRLLGSGLHQENPLAGAPLQLCRDSDASHGTLPLLSDQSNGSQITPILDYTKQINTGTKSQSKVPPLVSALWQRHTPLEELFLNDECATYTSRLLSCPVQPRCGNPVATTLLFQDSTCFLPIDPPYV
- the LOC127618396 gene encoding uncharacterized protein LOC127618396 isoform X1; this translates as MASSNPLRPQNRTQLDHTGILKNHDLNKDKLSAVPSSKRGSENLDPNASTEAGKAVNKMRCVSRLPVLAKSLQPGLTDLTQSPKWEQRPLMDKAQKQWTCTKPVPFKLSQSCVHSQRNTVATGKSHLTPSAQLTPEANLRNLNPSARTETTSRKATTPGVLRTQANKSQQQGAQSVVPQPGGDVKSVASTKATASGSTDGFPPTVCSQIDLSSRLGSITLVQSKLPKDSGLSHSYKTVLSKVDVGFDCHSPKNKHGVQTMQTKQSATDAQSHASTTGSVPTLSSAMHGVLPCDGSSSGEAQCVMPHLSTCPPGPGTSNNMPQRVSVKKSHRGIDRNAENAGSFSPNLSSLRSILQNEGIKVGDNFGATPRVSTCPTGRGTSLYSAQRVPAKKTQKQTAVEATSPTKSAMSFSPDPAALCSILQNEGVRLGGAGGATPRISTCPTGRGTSIYSAQRVLVKKTKTEVTATVAAASHCANRTPVMKWTPQRVANTKPQSMRKLFTGQKTSRFRDSPGVSEPHDPSTIVLTCQEQGDDVVQRLFKEPEQMDDEQMKKDGISLELLNSRQTAEPHIHIENDDKKTAQPFIQAKHRGSVIVFSSSQRLLGSGLHQENPLAGAPLQLCRDSDASHGTLPLLSDQSNGSQITPILDYTKQINTGTKSQSKVPPLVSALWQRHTPLEELFLNDECATYTSRLLSCPVQPRCGNPVATTLLFQDSTCFLPIDPPYV